One Pyrus communis chromosome 4, drPyrComm1.1, whole genome shotgun sequence genomic region harbors:
- the LOC137731793 gene encoding protein phosphatase 2C 70, whose product MTMTMLVSIVGLLLLMLLLILLLIFLACKPWRFFSSSSRSRTIKVGELERPLVSDDADLVRNQGIDFPRGYDLEGACFPSEGNFRSPRPQGLVHKPRLPTAAPILAQGDSLVLDVISDAPEDILVGQTLKRPFAIQQLVEEQKNGSQSSEQERFQEVLPKDTLNQRTCLNLEVISGPSHGLRCSIQSTSTSRLPMTLGRVPPSDLLLKDSEVSGKHALINWNSNKMKWELVDMGSLNGTLLNSQPINNPDSGSRHWGNPMELASGDILTLGTTSKVFVHIASETESQVPFGVGMASDPMALRRGGKKLPMEDVCYYQWPVPGVDQFGLFGICDGHGGAEAAISASKLLPQIIANILSDSLKRERVLSVCDASDVLRESFLQTETCMNHHYEGCTATLLLVWTDGSDSFFVQCANLGDSACVMNVDGKLIKMTEDHRISSSGERLRIQETGVPLKEGETRLCGLNLARMLGDKFLKQQDSRFSSEPYISPVVHINQASNAFAIMASDGLWDVISPKKAIQLVLQTKERYSMDGENLAEKNANVLLSEARTVRTKDNTSIIFLDFDTSRIACKSES is encoded by the exons aTGACGATGACGATGCTAGTGAGCATTGTCGGTCTTCTTCTCCTTATGCTTCTTCTGATCCTCCTCCTCATCTTCCTCGCCTGCAAACCATGGcgcttcttctcctcctcctctcgtTCTCGCACTATCAAG GTCGGTGAGCTTGAGAGACCCCTTGTTTCGGATGATGCGGATCTGGTCCGGAACCAGGGCATTGATTTTCCAAGAGGTTACGATCTAGAGGGAGCATGCTTTCCAAGTGAAGGGAATTTTCGCTCACCCCGACCACAAGGACTTGTGCATAAGCCGAGGCTTCCCACTGCAGCTCCCATTTTGGCTCAAG GTGATAGCTTGGTCCTGGACGTGATTTCTGATGCTCCAGAGGATATTTTGGTTGGTCAGACACTGAAGCGTCCATTTGCAATCCAGCAGTTAGTGGAAGAGCAGAAGAACGGTAGCCAGAGTTCAGAACAAGAGAGATTTCAAGAGGTTCTGCCCAAGGATACCTTGAATCAAA GAACCTGCCTCAACCTGGAGGTCATATCTGGTCCTTCCCATGGACTTCGTTGTTCCATACAGTCAACAAGTACCTCCAGGCTTCCTATGACCCTAGGAAGGGTTCCTCCAAGTGATTTATTATTGAAGGACTCGGAGGTGTCAGGAAAGCATGCATTGATAAACTGGAATTCAAAT aaaatgaaatgggagCTGGTAGACATGGGCAGCCTGAATGGAACACTTCTGAACTCTCAGCCAATCAATAATCCTGATTCTGGAAGTAGACATTGGGGTAACCCCATGGAGCTTGCAAGTGGAGACATACTAACACTCGGAACGACCTCAAAAGTGTTT GTTCATATAGCATCGGAAACTGAGAGTCAGGTCCCGTTTGGAGTTGGCATGGCTTCAGATCCCATGGCTCTGCGTCGTGGAGGGAAGAAGCTTCCAATGGAAGATGTGTGCTACTATCAATGGCCTGTTCCTGGGGTTGATCAG TTCGGACTTTTTGGTATCTGTGATGGACATGGTGGAGCAGAGGCCGCCATATCTGCTAGCAA GCTTCTTCCTCAGATCATTGCCAACATTTTATCGGATTCGCTAAAAAGGGAGAGGGTCTTGTCAGTATGTGATGCTTCAGATGTTCTCAGGGAGTCATTTTTACAGACAGAAACATGCATGAATCACCATTACGAG GGCTGTACTGCGACTCTGCTTCTAGTTTGGACTGATGGTAGTGACAGTTTCTTTGTACAATGTGCAAATCTTGGAGATTCAGCTTGTGTTATGAA TGTTGATGGGAAGCTGATTAAGATGACCGAAGATCATAGAATTAGTAGTTCTGGTGAAAGACTCCGAATCCAGGAAACGGGAGTGCCTCTGAAAGAGGGTGAAACACGACTATGTG GTTTGAACCTTGCTCGGATGCTTGGAGACAAATTTCTTAAACAGCAGGATTCCCGCTTCAGTTCAGAACCATACATTAGCCCAGTGGTGCATATCAATCAAGCTAGCAATGCCTTTGCGATAATGGCCAG TGATGGCTTATGGGATGTAATTAGTCCGAAGAAGGCGATTCAGCTGGTCCTTcag ACGAAAGAGAGATACTCGATGGACGGGGAGAATTTGGCGGAGAAGAATGCTAATGTTTTGTTGAGTGAGGCTAGAACTGTGCGAACAAAGGATAATACTTCTATAATTTTCTTAGATTTTGATACTTCTAGGATCGCATGTAAATCTGAATCTTGA
- the LOC137732079 gene encoding uncharacterized protein, translating into MGKKKRAESEAEAQPEDNKVDIANGDSHKKEKKKKHKVDGAAVIPTVSVAVPGSIIDNTQSLELATRLASQIARAATIFRIDEVVIFDNKSESGSLPEADSDENESGAAFLVRILRYLETPQYLRKALFPKHNSLRYVGMLPPLDAPHHLRKHEWGPFREGVTLKERPPNLVGTSVDVGLSKNVIVDQVLDPGTRVTVAMGASWNLDADISRQVVSSSKPREEAGTYWGYKVRYASNITSVMNECPYKGGYDHSIGTSEHGQIINSYDLTIPTFRHLLIAFGGLAGLEESVEEDANLKAKNVREVFDLYLNTCPHQGSRTIRTEEAILISLQYFQEPISRALKRTR; encoded by the exons atggggaagaagaagagagccGAATCAGAAGCAGAAGCACAACCAGAAGATAACAAAGTCGACATTGCCAATGGAGATTCTCataagaaagagaagaagaagaagcacaaaGTCGACGGGGCCGCCGTGATACCCACCGTGAGCGTCGCCGTCCCCGGTTCAATCATCGATAACACTCAATCCCTCGAACTCGCCACCAGA TTGGCCAGTCAGATTGCTCGTGCTGCGACGATTTTCCGAATCGACGAG GTGGTGATATTTGACAATAAGAGTGAGTCTGGCTCATTGCCAGAAGCTGATTCGGATGAGAATGAAAGTGGTGCTGCTTTTCTTGTACGAATCTTGAGGTACCTTGAGACACCTCAGTATTTGAGAAAAGCTCTGTTTCCGAAACACAACAGCTTAAGATATGTG GGTATGTTGCCCCCGCTTGATGCTCCGCACCATCTGCGAAAACATGAATGGGGTCCGTTTCGGGAAG GTGTCACACTGAAAGAAAGACCTCCCAACCTTGTGGGAACATCAGTTGATGTGGGCTTGAGTAAG AATGTCATTGTTGATCAAGTACTTGATCCTGGAACCAGAGTTACTGTGGCTATGGGGGCCAGTTGGAACTTGGATGCTG ATATCTCACGGCAGGTTGTCTCATCCTCAAAGCCTAGGGAAGAAGCAGGAACTTATTGGGGGTACAAAGTGCGCTATGCTTCCAATATTACTTCAGTAATGAATGAATGCCCATACAAG GGAGGCTATGATCATTCAATTGGTACATCAGAGCACGGTCAGATTATTAATTCCTATGATCTCACTATACCTACCTTCAG GCATCTATTGATtgcttttggtggacttgctgGGTTGGAAGAGAGCGTTGAAGAGGATGCTAACTTAAAG GCAAAGAATGTGCGAGAGGTATTTGATTTGTATTTGAACACATGCCCGCATCAAGGGAGTCGAACAATTCGAACAGAG GAAGCCATTCTCATATCACTTCAGTATTTCCAAGAACCAATCAGCCGAGCATTGAAGAGAACTCGTTGA